Proteins found in one Halarsenatibacter silvermanii genomic segment:
- a CDS encoding F0F1 ATP synthase subunit epsilon, whose translation MPAKIRLEVITPERVVFDDDIEMLVARAIDGDIGIMAGHTPMVTALEIGVMEIKTGEEEIPVPISDGFMEVKSEKINVIVRTAELPKEIDVERARRAKERAQRRLREEKSRIDEARAEAALERAKARLRAAEDRQRAMSYSEE comes from the coding sequence ATGCCTGCCAAAATCAGACTTGAGGTTATCACCCCTGAGCGGGTTGTCTTTGACGATGACATCGAGATGCTGGTCGCCCGGGCCATCGACGGAGATATCGGCATAATGGCAGGTCACACGCCGATGGTTACGGCTTTAGAGATAGGTGTTATGGAGATAAAGACGGGCGAAGAGGAGATACCTGTTCCCATAAGCGATGGGTTTATGGAAGTCAAGTCCGAGAAGATAAACGTTATAGTTCGCACGGCCGAACTCCCCAAAGAGATAGATGTGGAAAGAGCCCGGCGTGCTAAAGAGCGGGCCCAGAGGCGCCTGCGCGAAGAAAAAAGCCGTATTGACGAGGCCAGAGCTGAGGCTGCCCTGGAAAGAGCTAAAGCCCGCTTGAGAGCTGCAGAAGACAGACAGAGAGCTATGAGCTACTCCGAGGAATAA